A genomic region of Prosthecobacter algae contains the following coding sequences:
- a CDS encoding FAD-dependent oxidoreductase → MHEAPSRHFDIAIIGGGFAGVYCAQQVLKRLRGQSMRVGIIASENHMVFQPMLPEVVGGSLSPQHVVNPIRMICEAADVLKGEVTSLDLESRVLTLDGGRFTPNVTVTFDHLMLAPGAGVDLSRIPGMSEHAYLMRTVGDAMKLRAAIISRMEEANLITKHQQRKEMLSFVVVGGGYSGVETAGQIQDLIAGVLRYYDNIRADEPSVTLVHSGERLLGMLGPGLGDYTRRCLEKMGVNLIFNKRVRAVTARTVQLNDESTIVSNLVVCTVGNAPHPILQALGARGAVPLERGKVIVESTGQVKGVDKVWAAGDCAAFPKADGGLCPETAQFAMRQGALIGDNIAATLKKKPLKAFKFTGLGELATIGHRKAVAMVMGLRFSGLLAWFMWRSIYLMKLPGLDRKLRVMAEWTFEVFFPRDINLLTPSFSSPLGEMHLEKGDSLFRSGEPAQSLYAVKKGCVEITDANGQIVKSAVAGEHFGERALLGDGIWRFDATAKESTELVAIDGDTFKTLVKSIGSLDSLFRSTAQQYHLPEEIQKTVSAMPEATRQAIAADVMTRSVASLTAEQTVQDAVAEFQAHPHSTYPVTEDGKVIGLLRRSIAYDWLKNHGLTCRDLLKTLPLTTPFCVRADMPVPELVQTLMRTGVSKAVVVDAENRLLGMVTVFDLLKGSPPPA, encoded by the coding sequence ATGCACGAAGCGCCCTCACGACATTTTGATATTGCCATCATTGGTGGAGGGTTTGCTGGAGTTTACTGCGCGCAGCAGGTTCTCAAGCGGCTACGCGGGCAATCCATGAGGGTGGGGATCATTGCCAGTGAAAACCACATGGTTTTCCAGCCTATGCTGCCTGAGGTGGTGGGCGGCTCGCTTTCGCCCCAGCATGTGGTGAATCCTATCCGCATGATCTGCGAAGCGGCGGATGTTCTGAAGGGGGAGGTGACAAGCCTGGACCTGGAAAGCCGGGTGCTGACGCTGGATGGCGGACGCTTTACGCCCAATGTGACAGTGACCTTTGACCACCTGATGCTGGCCCCTGGGGCCGGAGTGGATCTGAGCCGCATCCCGGGGATGTCGGAGCATGCCTACCTCATGCGCACGGTGGGGGATGCGATGAAACTGCGTGCCGCTATCATCAGCCGCATGGAGGAGGCAAACCTCATCACCAAGCACCAGCAGCGCAAAGAGATGCTGTCCTTTGTAGTCGTGGGTGGGGGCTACTCTGGCGTGGAGACAGCGGGACAGATCCAGGATTTGATCGCGGGAGTGCTGCGTTATTACGACAACATCCGGGCGGATGAACCTAGCGTGACACTGGTACATAGCGGGGAGCGTTTGCTCGGCATGTTAGGGCCCGGGCTGGGGGATTACACTCGTCGCTGTCTGGAGAAGATGGGCGTAAATTTGATCTTCAATAAACGCGTGCGGGCGGTGACTGCACGCACAGTGCAGCTCAATGATGAAAGCACCATCGTCTCCAATCTTGTGGTGTGCACGGTCGGTAATGCCCCGCATCCGATTCTGCAGGCATTGGGAGCCCGTGGTGCGGTGCCGCTGGAACGCGGCAAGGTCATTGTGGAGTCCACTGGTCAAGTGAAAGGCGTGGACAAAGTATGGGCAGCGGGTGATTGCGCGGCCTTTCCCAAGGCCGATGGGGGCCTGTGCCCAGAGACAGCTCAATTTGCGATGCGGCAGGGCGCTTTGATCGGGGACAACATTGCTGCGACGCTGAAAAAGAAGCCGCTGAAAGCCTTCAAGTTTACAGGCTTGGGTGAGCTGGCTACCATCGGTCACCGCAAGGCGGTGGCTATGGTGATGGGCCTGCGTTTTTCCGGCCTGCTCGCATGGTTCATGTGGCGCAGCATTTACCTCATGAAGCTGCCGGGGCTGGACCGTAAACTCCGTGTGATGGCAGAGTGGACCTTTGAGGTGTTTTTCCCTCGCGATATCAATCTGCTGACGCCTAGTTTTTCTTCCCCCCTCGGGGAGATGCATTTGGAAAAAGGCGATTCGTTGTTTCGTTCGGGTGAGCCTGCCCAGTCGCTTTATGCGGTGAAAAAAGGCTGTGTGGAGATCACCGATGCGAATGGCCAGATCGTGAAATCCGCTGTGGCGGGAGAGCATTTTGGCGAACGCGCTTTGTTAGGCGATGGGATCTGGCGCTTCGATGCCACGGCCAAGGAGTCCACAGAACTGGTTGCGATTGATGGGGATACATTCAAGACGCTGGTGAAAAGCATTGGTTCGCTGGACAGCCTTTTTCGCTCCACCGCCCAGCAGTACCATTTGCCGGAGGAAATCCAGAAGACGGTCTCTGCGATGCCTGAGGCCACACGGCAGGCTATAGCGGCAGATGTGATGACGCGATCAGTCGCCTCCCTCACAGCGGAGCAGACGGTGCAAGATGCGGTGGCGGAGTTTCAGGCACATCCACACAGCACTTACCCAGTCACGGAGGATGGCAAAGTTATCGGTTTACTGCGCCGCTCTATTGCTTACGATTGGTTAAAGAATCACGGTCTAACTTGCCGTGATTTGCTAAAGACGCTGCCTCTCACCACACCCTTTTGTGTGCGGGCAGACATGCCTGTCCCTGAACTGGTTCAGACCCTCATGCGCACGGGCGTCAGCAAGGCAGTGGTGGTGGATGCGGAAAATCGTTTGTTAGGCATGGTGACCGTGTTTGATTTGCTGAAAGGGAGTCCCCCTCCGGCGTGA
- a CDS encoding VOC family protein encodes MSSDLSHVPAGYQTVTPSLTAKDAASAIRFYEQAFGAVLTFKMTDPQTGGTAHAEFRIGNSMLMISDEYPKFGCLTPAEGRGGAFMIYIPDIEAAFEQALAAGASEIDRPADQFWGDRTGRVGDPFGYRWTLAQKIKDVPEAEIARLAADWQG; translated from the coding sequence ATGAGCAGCGATCTTTCCCATGTTCCGGCAGGTTATCAGACAGTGACTCCATCGCTCACGGCGAAAGACGCCGCTTCGGCGATCCGATTCTATGAGCAGGCTTTCGGGGCTGTGCTGACCTTTAAGATGACGGATCCTCAGACCGGAGGAACTGCCCATGCGGAGTTCCGCATCGGCAACAGCATGCTGATGATTTCCGACGAATACCCTAAATTTGGCTGTCTGACGCCCGCTGAGGGCAGGGGCGGGGCCTTCATGATTTATATCCCAGATATTGAGGCTGCCTTTGAGCAGGCTCTGGCAGCGGGTGCCAGCGAGATTGATCGTCCTGCTGACCAATTTTGGGGTGACCGTACCGGACGAGTGGGCGATCCTTTTGGTTATCGCTGGACTCTGGCGCAAAAAATCAAGGATGTGCCTGAGGCAGAAATTGCCCGTCTGGCCGCAGATTGGCAGGGGTGA
- a CDS encoding AraC family transcriptional regulator: MPTKRKYLNYTTPWGVSLSPIAKAGWSAFLIHESGYQPALENWNHEGVDSPFWRFYHNPQTGCHLRYQGRDIPLLPNECVLIPANTIFDCCAPTTACHYWLHFTVTRLAGPVPVGPVILPVDQTLHILIQAVLRTHGEASHGQRDHRLYHESAALLHTTFAHLELPPSASLPDRLLDVLDLIQKAPHSHLSNPFLADRAGMSLERFIRAFREHTGQTPAAYVTATRLRLAGEALVLTDKTIDQIAVEHGFPNRHYFTRIFTQHLGCGPAEFRARQHRRRGR; this comes from the coding sequence ATGCCGACGAAACGCAAATACCTGAATTACACCACCCCTTGGGGCGTCAGTCTGTCTCCCATTGCCAAGGCTGGCTGGTCAGCCTTTTTGATTCATGAGAGCGGATACCAGCCTGCCTTGGAAAACTGGAACCACGAAGGTGTGGACAGTCCTTTTTGGCGTTTTTACCACAACCCTCAGACGGGCTGCCACCTCCGCTACCAGGGGCGCGATATCCCGCTACTGCCGAATGAATGCGTCCTCATCCCTGCAAACACTATCTTCGATTGCTGCGCCCCCACCACTGCCTGCCACTACTGGCTGCATTTCACCGTCACCCGGCTCGCTGGCCCCGTACCCGTGGGTCCAGTCATCCTGCCCGTGGATCAAACATTGCATATCCTGATTCAGGCCGTCCTTCGCACTCATGGCGAGGCATCCCATGGCCAGCGCGATCATCGCCTCTATCATGAGAGTGCCGCACTGCTGCACACCACCTTTGCCCACCTGGAATTGCCACCATCCGCCTCTTTGCCAGATCGTTTGTTGGACGTGCTGGATCTCATTCAAAAGGCTCCTCATTCCCATCTCTCCAATCCCTTCCTCGCAGATCGGGCGGGTATGAGCCTGGAACGTTTTATCCGCGCTTTCCGCGAGCACACCGGACAGACTCCGGCAGCTTATGTCACGGCCACCCGATTACGTCTGGCAGGAGAGGCCCTGGTCCTGACGGATAAAACCATCGACCAAATCGCTGTCGAGCACGGGTTCCCCAATCGCCATTATTTCACCCGCATCTTCACCCAGCACCTGGGCTGTGGCCCTGCGGAATTTCGGGCACGGCAGCATCGGCGGAGAGGGCGATAA